Proteins encoded together in one Juglans regia cultivar Chandler chromosome 9, Walnut 2.0, whole genome shotgun sequence window:
- the LOC108993207 gene encoding cyclic nucleotide-gated ion channel 4-like, producing MPAPSCKLISVRHFSLVKKISELSLSLPMASHEQEISRAYSRTHSMTDDDHSDSEEEEQLDEEEEEEEEEEDENESSSHGDCKNLYFMFGSRRRGGWSLGQVLDPRARWVQEWNRVFLLVCATGLFVDPLFFYALSISDTCMCLFVDGWFAITVTVLRCMTDVLHVWNMWLQLKMANRSSAVAGTTTGLRDTSAGTVALQYLKAKKGFFFDLFVILPLPQVVLWVAIPSLLERGQVTIVMTVYLIIFLFQYLPKIYHSVYLLRRMQNFSGYIFGTVWWGIALNLIAYFVASHAAGACWYLLGIQRATKCLKEQCRATNGCGLSMLSCKEPIYYGTTSMVRERVRLAWAENKQARSTCLESADNYEYGAYKWTVQIVTNDSRLEKILFPIFWGLMTLSTFGSLESTTEWLEVAFNIIVLTSGLLLVTMLIGNIKVFLHATTSKKQAMQLKMRNIEWWMKKRRLPQGFRQRVRNYERQRWAAMRGVDECEMISNLPVGLRRDIKYHLCLDLVRQVPLFQHMDDLVLENICDRVKSLIFTKGETITREGDPVQRMLFIVRGHLQSSQVLRDGVKSCCMLGPGNFSGDELLSWCLRRPFIERLPPSSSTLVTIETTEAFGLEADDVKYVTQHFRYTFVNEKVKRSARYYSPGWRTWAAVAIQLSWRRYKHRLTLNSLSFIRPRRPVSRCSSMGEDRLRLYTALLTSPKPDQDDFFDY from the exons ATGCCAGCCCCATCCTGTAAATTAATATCCGTGCGCCATTTTTCCCTAGTCAAAAAAATCtccgagctctctctctctcttcccatgGCTAGCCATGAGCAAGAAATCTCACGTGCTTATTCACGCACGCACTCCATGACCGATGACGACCACAGCGATagtgaagaagaagagcaactggatgaagaagaagaagaagaagaggaggaggaggatgaaaACGAAAGCAGCTCGCATGGTGACTGTAAAAACTTGTACTTCATGTTCGGGTCTCGCCGGAGGGGAGGCTGGTCACTAGGGCAGGTCTTGGACCCGAGAGCCAGGTGGGTTCAAGAATGGAACAGGGTATTCCTTCTAGTTTGCGCCACGGGGCTTTTCGTAGACCCTCTCTTCTTCTACGCGCTGTCCATAAGCGACACCTGCATGTGCCTCTTCGTAGACGGGTGGTTCGCCATCACCGTCACGGTGCTCCGGTGCATGACCGACGTCTTGCATGTCTGGAACATGTGGTTACAGCTCAAAATGGCAAACCGGTCCTCTGCCGTGGCGGGAACGACGACTGGGCTCAGGGACACCAGTGCTGGCACCGTGGCTCTCCAGTACTTGAAGGCCAAGAAGGGCTTTTTCTTTGATCTCTTTGTGATTCTTCCTCTTCCACAG GTGGTATTATGGGTAGCCATTCCGTCGCTACTGGAAAGAGGGCAAGTAACCATCGTGATGACAGTGTACTTGATCATATTTCTTTTCCAGTATCTACCGAAGATCTACCATTCTGTCTACCTCTTACGTCGCATGCAAAACTTCTCTGGCTACATTTTTGGAACAGTTTGGTGGGGAATAGCCCTCAACTTGATTGCATATTTTGTAGCCTCGCAT GCGGCGGGAGCATGTTGGTACCTGCTGGGAATCCAAAGAGCTACAAAATGCCTGAAAGAGCAATGCAGAGCAACAAATGGTTGTGGGTTAAGTATGCTATCTTGCAAAGAACCTATATACTATGGAACAACAAGCATGGTGAGAGAAAGAGTTAGATTGGCTTGGGCAGAGAACAAACAGGCTAGGTCTACTTGCTTAGAAAGCGCCGATAATTACGAGTATGGAGCTTATAAATGGACTGTTCAAATTGTTACCAACGATAGCCGCTTGGAAAAGATTCTTTTTCCCATCTTTTGGGGCCTAATGACTCTAAG CACCTTTGGGAGCTTGGAGAGCACTACGGAATGGTTAGAGGTTGCTTTCAATATCATCGTTCTTACCAGTGGACTCCTTTTGGTCACCATGTTGATTGGAAATAtcaag GTGTTCTTGCACGCAACAACGTCGAAGAAACAAGCAATGCAATTGAAAATGAGGAATATAGAGTGGTGGATGAAGAAGAGGCGGTTGCCTCAGGGGTTCAGGCAGCGTGTTCGTAACTATGAGAGGCAACGATGGGCGGCTATGCGTGGTGTTGATGAATGCGAGATGATAAGCAATCTCCCCGTTGGCCTTAGGAGGGACATCAAGTATCATCTCTGCTTGGACTTGGTTAGACAG GTGCCATTGTTCCAGCACATGGATGATCTGGTCCTAGAGAACATATGCGACCGCGTGAAGTCCCTCATATTCACCAAGGGAGAAACT ATTACCAGAGAGGGTGACCCAGTTCAAAGAATGCTATTTATAGTAAGGGGTCACCTTCAAAGCAGCCAAGTTCTTCGAGATGGCGTCAAGAGTTGCTGCATGTTAGGCCCTGGAAACTTCAGTGGGGATGAGCTTCTTTCCTGGTGCCTCAGACGACCCTTTATCGAAAGGCTTCCACCGTCTTCATCAACACTAGTCACCATCGAAACAACAGAAGCATTTGGGCTGGAAGCGGATGATGTGAAATATGTCACGCAGCACTTTCGTTACACATTTGTGAACGAGAAGGTTAAGAGGAGCGCCAGATATTACTCGCCCGGATGGAGGACATGGGCGGCCGTGGCAATTCAATTGTCCTGGAGGAGGTATAAGCACCGGTTAACGCTAAACTCTCTGTCATTTATTAGGCCAAGGAGGCCTGTCTCTCGGTGTTCTTCCATGGGAGAGGACAGGCTCCGGCTTTACACGGCTTTATTAACTTCGCCAAAGCCAGATCAAGATGATTTTTTCGActattaa
- the LOC108993220 gene encoding transcription factor ORG2-like produces the protein MLESPPPTPFSTMAWPDLDHHQDPKSHERKSYTINSDINIAACEPLVHCPDPSGSTKVGVQLNRSTPSTSMSSELMPTITTFKKLDHNASERDRRKKINTLYSTLRSLLPAADQEKKLSTPATVSRVVKYIPDLQQQVEGLIQKKEALLSRISSSKPQGDQQNNQGNIHRKSTIAGISSSHAVSANWLNDTEVMVQISTYKLQKSPLTEILFDLEKDGFLLLNASSVVSFGGTAVYNLHLQVDMTCILEREVWNEINFPSLHMKGKEFNDKRTIGSIHFNDLPI, from the exons ATGTTAGAATCACCGCCGCCAACTCCCTTTTCAACAATGGCATGGCCTGATCTTGATCATCATCAGGATCCCAAAAGCCATGAGCGTAAAAGCTACACGATCAACTCAGACATTAATATTGCAGCATGTGAACCTTTGGTTCACTGCCCTGATCCATCTGGGTCGACAAAAGTAGGAGTCCAGCTCAATCGCTCCACGCCATCCACCTCAATGAGCAGCGAGCTCATGCCCACCATCACCACGTTTAAGAAGCTTGACCACAATGCTAGCGAGCGTGATCGTCGCAAGAAGATCAATACTTTGTACTCCACTCTGCGTTCATTACTTCCTGCTGCTGATCAAGAG AAAAAATTAAGTACTCCGGCCACAGTTTCACGCGTGGTCAAATACATCCCAGATTTACAACAGCAAGTGGAAGGATTGATCCAAAAGAAGGAAGCTCTTCTCTCGAGGATTTCTAGTTCTAAGCCGCAAGGAGATCAACAAAATAATCAAGGAAATATTCATAGAAAGAGTACTATAGCTGGAATCTCTTCATCTCATGCTGTATCGGCAAATTGGCTTAATGATACAGAAGTTATGGTTCAGATATCCACGTATAAGCTTCAAAAGAGTCCGTTAACTGAGATCTTGTTTGATTTAGAGAAGGATGGGTTCCTACTGTTAAATGCTTCTTCGGTCGTCTCCTTTGGAGGAACGGCCGTTTACAATCTGCACCTCCAA GTGGACATGACTTGCATATTGGAGCGTGAAGTTTGGAATGAGATCAATTTCCCGTCGTTGCATATGAAGGGGAAAGAGTTTAATGACAAACGTACTATTGGCTCTATTCATTTCAACGATTTGCCTATTTAG